A window of Fusobacterium sp. DD2 genomic DNA:
TTAGCAACATCACCTACTTTTAATAATTCCATTTTACTCACTCCTATTATATTTTGTATATATTTCATCAAATTTTTTAAGACTTACTTTGCCTTTGACTATCTTATAATTATCTTCTTTCATGCTTTCATTTGCTATTTTTGAATATCTGTATATAAGACTTAGTTTAATATTGTATTTTTCTGTTAGTCTTTTTATAGGTACCAAATCTTTCACTTCTTTTTTATTTTGATTTTCCATTAAGGATCTATTAATCTGGAAGTCATGGAATAAGTAATTTAAGTTGTTAGTTTTTAAATAAGTTTCAAATTCTTTTTTATAGTTTTCTAAAGATATATTTAAAAACTTAAGTATGCTCTCCAGTATCTCCACAGTTATATTAAGATGTAAATTTTCATATGCCATTATACTACGAATAGATTTATCTATTCCAGCTGCTAATTCCTTTCTGGTAATTTTATTTTTTTCTCTAAGTTGTTTAATAAATATATTTATTATAGTATCATCTACGGATTCAGGAGTTAAAAAATTATCCAATTTTTTTAAAAATGCAGTTTGAGTGACTTCATTAATTAGAATATGATAGGCATCATCAAATAGTAAATACTGACATCTTCCACTTCTTTTTACTCCT
This region includes:
- a CDS encoding helix-turn-helix transcriptional regulator; protein product: MDKIMYYFKKNNIDLKFIESTQKFGINKNNECTRLLNDISLYKFYSYILGVKRSGRCQYLLFDDAYHILINEVTQTAFLKKLDNFLTPESVDDTIINIFIKQLREKNKITRKELAAGIDKSIRSIMAYENLHLNITVEILESILKFLNISLENYKKEFETYLKTNNLNYLFHDFQINRSLMENQNKKEVKDLVPIKRLTEKYNIKLSLIYRYSKIANESMKEDNYKIVKGKVSLKKFDEIYTKYNRSE